The Vespula vulgaris chromosome 10, iyVesVulg1.1, whole genome shotgun sequence nucleotide sequence ATCATAATAACAATTTGAATCTTATAAAAGAACATCTACCttatcattttcaaaaatactctagtaatagtaacaataCAGAGTTTGATTCTGGAAAATACAGACATCTAGATTCATCTCAATATTCAAATGATCACCATCAGAAAGGATCTTCTCATACTGATTTTATATCTGGAAGCTATTCTACTGGAGTCCCATCATCGTATGCTCCTATAAGATACGAACAAGGTTCTGACACATCTATGGTAGATGATACTTATATCAATAATGATCATCAACAATTCTATGGAAAACAAAGAGGTAATACATTTAATTccaaaggaaaatataattacgaaGATGatgcattaaatatattttcacctgatatattttatatgcaaGATCATAAGATCAAAGATCAAAATCAAGGTTTAATTCAAAACCAAGACATATCTTTTGCTGATTTACCAACCTCtgtatcaaataattataattctaaCACACatggtaaaaaaattaatttttataagttgGAAAGACCAGTTAATTATAGAGGAATCAAATACTCATCCACTCATCCTTCTAAGAGtaatttaaatcatataataaaGGGACATAAGAATAATCATCTTCCTAATAGTTATGCAAAAGATAATGGGaaagcaataataattaaaattggtGGCTCCAGTATTTATCCTAGATATGTTTATTCTACAAGATTTTATCCTAATACTAAAGGTGATGTAAATAGaggttataaaaaaaaacgtaataatttcttaaatagGCCACGGAATAATCCAGTATCTATTCATTCGCTAAATTTCAGtcataataatgacaatattaacaataattatgaTGATTCTGAATCTTctgaattatataatagaaatactGAATATACAGACAGTATGAGAACAAATGCATTTGCTACGTAAATCTACGTACTCTTGATCGAAaaactgttaaaaaaaatttattttttataaaatttaaaataaattttttgttaagtaattgaatttttattattcgctATCATTTGTTTATAGTTTCATATTTTCAGTCGTGTTATACGCACGCATGCACATTAATGTAAGCAAGGAGGCGTTCTTGAAATTTTTGGTTTAGCCAAGaatgcttcttcttctttatagcATTTAAATTTGATTGCATTGGTAGCATTATCAAGTAATTTGTCGTCATCATTGTTTATGTTATTCCTACAAAATGATTAAGACTTAGcgattaagaatatttttataataaatattttacttaataaaatatgaaataaagaaCCTTCAACTTAAGGAGACAATTCATATACGTAAAATCGTGGAATTTATAATGtcaaaaaatgtacaaaaacaaaatttataatgatttcattatttctcaCTCACAATGATGCAATACTGCTGAAGTTTTCTAGTTCTGTAAACACAATCCAAATTTGTACGTCATtgttgtatattataattattatacatctaatatatgataatatataagatctacgatatttttttttaagttatatatatataaatattattaaaaaatataacaaccataccttttttattttcttgtgcaGATTCTAAAGTCATTGAAGATGATATTGTCATTGTACTACTttctctaaaaaaagaaaaaaaaaaaaaaagaaaaaaatattatattaataatagaggtaataataaaaatatataatttaaagtgatatgatgtaatataataatatataataaattaaaaaaaaaatatttcagagTTTTACATCATATCAacttgataatttttatttgattattgaCACACTTGGAAGTttgattttcatataaatatactgtAAGATCATCGGTCAcagttttctttaaataattttgcttAAATGTGCTcatttttttagaatttgGATTAGTCAATCCTTtgtcattttgtttttcttcttctgcatattgtACATTCACTGTATTATGTTTTTTAGATACACAAGCTAAATTTGTCATATTTTCACCAAGATTGTTTGATACATTATCTGACACAATTTTTTCAGtatgtttataacaaatcatATTAGATTCACTAGACAATTTTATTGTTTGTGAAGTATtgtcaaaattatttgtacGTTTTTTATTTGGGACTATTTTGCTTTTAGATAATTTCAACATactattattttgattaactAATTtatctttgcttttttctcttttttctttccatgtggatctttattaatcaattaaaatcaaaataaatcaatataaacttatagtcaaatataaaatctataattatatgaaataaaaattgcaatCAGAAATACCTTGGAACATGTTCAAGTAATGTCAAACTAGTATTACTACAAGATTGATTATGTTTCTTATTGCTTTGTACAGGCAGTAATTTTGTATCAGAGGATTTTGCCAAGACTTTATCAATAACTATAGATTCTTTCTGAAATAAATCTGGTGTAATCATGTAACATGTTGACAACAATACTTCCCCATATAATTCTGCTTTATGATTTTTAACAGGATCATCCTCCTCTAATTCATTTTCCAATACATCAAATTCTTcctacaaattttaatattacttagaaatataattattgtgaTTCTAAGAGTATACCTACATTATCATTATCTGAAATTGTTTCATCTTCTATGTCAATAGTACATTCACGTTTGTGTACTTTCAAAATGTGTTCCAGATATTTcctgaaatattattaattatataaaaaattattctatcttAACATCATagaattatcattttttccttatacCTCATTTCTCcaattttattcttacataATTGTTCTAATATAGATGAAAGATTTACATGTTTTgcttcattatttatttgatcatttacaagaaaattatttaatgctCCATTAACATACGGTGATacctataatataaataattaattaataatatacttgaaaaaattattattcatattagaTTGATCTACTCACAGAAGGATGATCAACTGCCAGAAGCATTATAAGAGTTGATATAAGTAATGATGCTGTTGTAGATATTCTAATTTGAGCTTGTTTATGCAATGATAAATTCATCAAAAGAGCTGTTGCAtattttaatctataaaaacTCATTGTATTACTTTCATTATGTAGATGATAAACCAACCATTCCAGCAGTCCACTATCTATCATATATAGTCTTTGCTGCTTGCGCAATGATAATTTTTGTAAAGTAGACAGTGTCATGTCATAAGTGAGAGAATCTATTCCATCGTGGTAGTTGTCATTGAGGCAATTAAATATCTAACACATTTATTACATTGTAACTTCTGTAAACtttcacatatataaatattaatgtaaatttaatacaCTTTAATCAAGATATTACATACCACCCTAACTATAGATGAATCCATGGATAAATAATCTCTACCACATTGTAAGGAAGCAAAAGTATTTAACAATCTAGCTGCAGATTGTTGCAATGGATGTGGCATTGGAACATTTTCTGGTGTTAATAAATACGGTAAAATTGATCTTCCATTATCACTGGCAATCTGACCATGTAATCCTAATAAATCTCTACTTATATATTCGTGTATAGCTTCATCACGTTCTCCAGGTTGACTTAaagtaattttctataaaaatatattctatttattatgtGTATTGCTTTAAAACTACGTAAGGTATATCTGTTACCCATCGTAATGCTTGCAAGAGAAGTAATTTTGTCTTTACGTTTCcatttattaaatgtaatttaatctttttaaaatctaACAACTTTGGtgatatattaatgatattaaaattaggCTGCATATTATCTCGTTTATTTGTATCATTGGACTGTTGTACTTTtacctaaaaataaataaaaatgtagtacataaaatatgtatcttAGTAAAATTCTTGAAATTACATACTTGAAATTCATCTCTTATgttttgattaaataaatctggaaatattttcatacaagATTCTAACATTCCTTGTAGATCCACAGGTTGACCTTTTACTGAATTTTCAAGAACTGCTGTTAACTCTGCAGCTATACTTAGAAGTTTATGATAATCTCCATGTAATTTATGAAATcgagattttaattttttatgattagaATGAAGATTATATAAATGGGATTTTGTTAATGCTAATTCTTGATTATATGGTATTAATTTTGGATTGtgtctataaatattttgatgatCTGTGTTTTCTACTAAATAATACTGTggataatcttttattaaattactcTGTGTCTGTGTACCTCTgcagaaaattaaaaagttgaTTGTAAAAGTGagttaattatatcgaaattttttagtAACATTTTTAGTTTAAATTAAGCTTACTTTGATtccatattatattttctttcataagaaatattaagttGTTCTTCACTTTTATCTTCTAAAAAGTCAGGTACATCTCTGTCATTCGGCTTAATTGGTACATTATTTTtggtaacaattttttctgaattatctgtattagatattttacaaGGAATTGTTGAAGTAGTTATATCAATCTCAGACATCTTACTTGATTCAATGTAATTATCcataatttcttcattcttttcactatcctataaaaaatttaataaaatttgcaatttttattatatagatttttttgtcttatttTGGATCACACAGATATACCATAGATTCATATTATTTACCTGTACATACTTTGCAATAAATTCTTGCAAATGTATAGATAATTTTTCTGTCCAAGATTTATTAAGTATTTCACGAAATAATGGATCAGACAATGGATCTTCTATATAAGGTAATGCAAAGAATGCTCTTAATTgagtttcatattttaattctttaccATCTGTAGACAAATATTGCTGTAGCCTTgtcatatttttgttaaaatctttttcaagtTTGGTTGTATGCTTCTGTTTATCATTAACGATtgttattagaattttattcttattaatgaaatgcaatataataaaacaaacaagtTTTTTTCAAgcatataatttcattacctCTATTtctaagaaagaagaatcctCTTTAGTAGAGGCTGCTGCAGGTGTGTTTTtgtctaaattaaaaaataaactaatgttaatatatcttttaaaatattctaaatttgtacataaaaaaataaaagtttcttattacctttattatgatttttttgttGGATTAAAATTAACATAGATTTAGGTAAAATGACaaaatatacatgtaattTAAGCGTTAAGATTTTGTACTCTTTACATGTTTTTATACGATCAGGTATATATTTGTTCCataactaaaaataataaataaataatctcctggatatttctttgttagtttcaaatttattttaaagaaatacctacttcaaaaaattttatagCATTTCCAAATTTGTAGCTTagtaaaatttgtttacttGGTCCCATAACAAAAGATTTGTTCATGATTATAGAATCCTCtaaatttttaacaacaaCTTTATTGGCttcttcgattaattttccCGCAGTACTATTAAAATTACGATTTAGaagaaactataaaaatatatagaataaaaataaataatatcaaaacattaatataacaaagcacatatatatatattatttcaaataaatttgataaataaccTCATTAGTATTTGTTTGATCGAGTTCGaagaaatttctataaaatcctttttttaGTTGCTGACAATCATGATCACTTGATCCATCATTACACATCttgataataaacaaatatattctcGGATTCagagatatatttaattattaaaagttgcttatattttttatattttttctatattatatattaaaagaatataattcttCTTCCACATAAGGCACATGTTGTGTATTCTCAGAAGAGTAATCGTCGTATAAGGAATTGAATTTATGCAACGACATTACTGATCGATAATACTTCGGTTACACGCCGATGACAAACgtaaagaaacattttatcgtttatgTAAACacattgttattgttattgttacgtATCCAGTAGAAACGTTAATGAGTAGAAACCTTaatgagataaaagaaatagtaagaataaaataacgtatatatcgtgcaaaattaatattagagttaatctaatttttttctaaatagtttttttatataaatattatattcatacagATAAAACAATTGTTCAATATCTCatctttcgataaaaacagtatatattaatttttttttttttacatgtcaaatgaaacattttatttatataaaacgtttttatacatgtgtatgtgtgtgtgtgtgtttatatatatatatacatcaaaataaaattacagtataatgacaataatatgcaattaattaatttgataatatttacgatattaaataatctgATTATATGATCGCAATATTGATTACCTATGTCTTACTAtatggaggttgctgcatacgAAGTCCCtaagaaaaaagtacattGATTTTAAAATCTATTGAACGAAtcgtaatttaataaataagaaatattatattacgaataatttaaaataaataaatatatttatattgatatgaTTGTACTTACCTCCTAGAAAGTTATACAcagcacacgcacacacacacatgaacgtatatatatcgaatttaaaaaaaagaaatagttgtTATTTTGACTAACATTAAAATTTGTCGAGGATCACGGGTTATTAAGGATTTTGTTAGAACTTAGAAAAagcataataattatatatatttatattaccttCCAATGTCTTTTATGAAGGTTTATTTACCTTAATGAGacatattaattatcgtattACATTCATTTTGCGCACTGATCATGAAGTTTTTAACAAAgattcaatttcttcttttttttttgtttcttgttatCTATAGAGAATTACctaatctaaataatttttttaaaaaatgtgaaTCTTTTCAATTACAgttaatcttttttcgaatatatttcgtCGTTGCATATGGCTTAATACTAATCATAGAAAATGTCATATTCTTTTACACGTCATCATAGTATGTACACAGCGACCAGTGCTATTCGCTTGCACCGGTGTACTTAGGCTACAgtcatttatgtatataacatatcttaagaataaaaatacttgtgacaacaaattaaaaaatgaaatgaatgtataaaaaaagaaaaaaaataaaataaaataaaaattatggtaTAAATCTAAAATTCAATATCATGTGacaataaatgatttttttgaaCGTATACACGTGACAACAATACAGATTACATTTGGAAATACTTTTTGGCTATGAAAAGGAACTACTTGTAATTTTTCaagcatatattttttatattttttttttaaattattacgcGCCAGacgttcgtatttttatttcttttcatatttccaTCAAGAATATCAATCATTCCAAAATTTATAAGATTGGATGTTGTTATCAAgccaatatttaaaataatgtttccATATTTCGCACACGTGTCATGCTTTTATTatggtattatttta carries:
- the LOC127067113 gene encoding GATA zinc finger domain-containing protein 14-like codes for the protein MPKTRLYRIFTCSILMVHTAASTGNYYFKPDDRFEPNKHIFNGRFMPGDNINQKNINNYDIENQERDYAFNGRINKANLEVSNLPLLTHSTDNRLPGHMDTNYENHNNNLNLIKEHLPYHFQKYSSNSNNTEFDSGKYRHLDSSQYSNDHHQKGSSHTDFISGSYSTGVPSSYAPIRYEQGSDTSMVDDTYINNDHQQFYGKQRGNTFNSKGKYNYEDDALNIFSPDIFYMQDHKIKDQNQGLIQNQDISFADLPTSVSNNYNSNTHGKKINFYKLERPVNYRGIKYSSTHPSKSNLNHIIKGHKNNHLPNSYAKDNGKAIIIKIGGSSIYPRYVYSTRFYPNTKGDVNRGYKKKRNNFLNRPRNNPVSIHSLNFSHNNDNINNNYDDSESSELYNRNTEYTDSMRTNAFAT